A section of the Mangifera indica cultivar Alphonso chromosome 12, CATAS_Mindica_2.1, whole genome shotgun sequence genome encodes:
- the LOC123230341 gene encoding transcription factor DIVARICATA-like — protein MYQDPNAFHSSSSTHWNRLEDKLFEHALVLFPDEVPDRWQRIADQIPGKSPRDVKEHYEVLVHDVTEIDSGRVELPCYADESDDWDSAGQISFGSKPVKQGEPERKKGTPWTEEEHKLFLIGLSKFGKGDWRSISRNVVVSRTPTQVASHAQKYFLRQTNMKKERKRASIHDITTVDSKPIPLAVDQNSMGLAVDQNSMGLPVDQNWNPPPAVSGHQQPPTYQQFPPPNQFLSQGGSMGYQNYGFPM, from the exons ATGTATCAAGACCCCAACGCCTTTCACTCGTCTTCGTCAACTCACTGGAACCGACTCGAGGACAAGCTCTTTGAACATGCCCTTGTTTTGTTCCCTGATGAAGTTCCCGATCGATGGCAGAGGATAGCCGATCAAATTCCCGGGAAGTCTCCCCGCGATGTCAAGGAACACTATGAGGTGCTCGTTCATGACGTCACTGAGATTGACTCGGGCCGAGTTGAGTTGCCTTGTTATGCTGATGAGTCAGACGATTGGGACTCCGCCGGTCAGATCTCGTTTGGGTCAAAGCCTGTTAAGCAGGGCGAGCCTGAGAGGAAGAAGGGTACTCCCTGGACGGAAGAAGAACACAA GTTATTTCTGATTGGATTGAGTAAATTTGGCAAGGGTGATTGGAGGAGTATTTCAAGGAATGTAGTGGTGTCAAGAACACCAACCCAGGTGGCTAGTCATGCCCAGAAGTATTTCCTTCGCCAAACTAACATGAAGAAAGAGCGAAAAAGGGCGAGCATCCACGACATTACCACAGTGGATAGCAAGCCAATTCCACTGGCTGTAGACCAGAACTCAATGGGTCTGGCTGTAGACCAGAACTCAATGGGTCTGCCTGTTGACCAGAACTGGAATCCTCCCCCTGCAGTTTCAGGTCACCAACAGCCACCTACATATCAACAGTTTCCTCCACCAAATCAGTTTCTCAGTCAAGGAGGGTCAATGGGGTATCAAAACTATGGCTTTCCCATGTAA
- the LOC123230364 gene encoding germin-like protein 9-3, whose translation MASNFLKSIPFFLLLATAMAGDPDILTDFILPANVSANGLDGNFFTFTGMRSAAYSGDPSNFTITKATLANFPALNGQSVSYALLQFPAGAINPPHTHPRSAELLFVVEGSLNVGFVDTNNTLYTQTLQFGDIFVFPKGLVHYQSNDDPKQPAAAVSAFGSANAGTVSVPLSVFATGIDDVILAKAFKTDVATIQKLKAGLTPKA comes from the coding sequence ATGGCCTCAAATTTTCTCAAATCAATTCCATTCTTTCTCTTACTTGCCACTGCCATGGCAGGTGATCCAGATATCCTCACAGACTTTATACTTCCGGCAAATGTTAGTGCTAATGGCTTAGACGGGAACTTCTTTACCTTCACAGGCATGCGCAGTGCGGCTTATTCTGGGGATCCATCAAACTTCACAATAACTAAAGCTACTCTAGCAAATTTTCCTGCGTTAAACGGCCAAAGTGTTTCTTATGCTTTGTTACAGTTTCCAGCAGGAGCCATCAACCCACCTCACACACACCCCCGTTCAGCAGAGCTACTCTTTGTGGTGGAGGGGAGCTTGAACGTTGGATTCGTTGATACCAATAACACGCTTTATACACAAACTCTGCAATTTGGAGACATTTTTGTATTTCCTAAGGGACTGGTGCATTATCAGTCAAATGATGATCCAAAACAACCTGCGGCTGCTGTCTCTGCCTTTGGAAGTGCTAATGCAGGCACAGTTTCAGTTCCTCTCAGCGTGTTTGCCACTGGCATTGATGATGTTATCCTTGCTAAGGCTTTCAAAACTGATGTTGCAACCATCCAGAAGCTCAAAGCCGGCCTCACACCCAAAGCTTAA
- the LOC123230363 gene encoding germin-like protein 9-3 — MASNFLKSVPFFLLLAIVMAGDPDILTDFIPPANSSSNGLDGNFFTFTGMRSAVSSGNPSTFTITKANLANFPALNGQSVSYALLQFPAGAINPPHTHPRSAELLFVVEGCLNVGFVDTNNTLYTQTLQAGDMFVFPKGLVHYQSNDDPKQPAAAVSAFGSANAGTVSVPLSVFATGIDDVILAKAFKTDVATIQKLKAGLTPTA, encoded by the coding sequence ATGGCCTCAAATTTTCTCAAATCAGTTCCATTCTTTCTCTTACTTGCCATTGTCATGGCAGGTGATCCGGATATCCTCACAGACTTCATACCTCCTGCAAATAGTAGCAGTAATGGCTTAGACGGGAACTTCTTTACCTTCACAGGCATGCGCAGTGCGGTTTCTTCTGGGAACCCATCTACCTTCACAATAACTAAAGCTAATCTAGCAAACTTTCCAGCGTTGAACGGCCAAAGTGTTTCTTATGCTTTGTTACAGTTTCCAGCAGGAGCCATCAACCCACCTCACACACACCCCCGTTCAGCTGAGCTACTCTTTGTGGTGGAGGGATGCTTGAATGTTGGATTCGTTGATACCAACAACACACTTTATACACAAACCCTGCAGGCTGGAGACATGTTTGTATTTCCTAAGGGACTGGTGCATTATCAATCAAATGATGATCCAAAACAACCTGCGGCCGCTGTCTCTGCCTTTGGAAGTGCTAATGCAGGCACAGTTTCAGTTCCCCTCAGCGTGTTTGCCACCGGCATTGATGATGTTATCCTTGCTAAGGCTTTCAAAACTGATGTTGCAACTATCCAGAAGCTCAAGGCAGGCCTTACACCCACAGCTTAA
- the LOC123192169 gene encoding germin-like protein 9-3 → MISSFIKSIPFLVFLAVAMGGDPEITADFVVPANYSGNSVVDGNFFTFTGLRNVVNSNYLRTFTVNKVSPANFPALEGQGVSYAFLQFPAGSINPPHSHPRSAELLLLLKGWLNVGFIDTNNKLYEKTLKAGDMFVFPKGLVHYQSNDDPKETSTAISAFGSVDAGTVSVPLNVFTSGIDDYILARAFKTDVATIQKLKEGLAPRA, encoded by the coding sequence ATGATATCaagttttataaaatcaattccaTTTTTGGTCTTTCTTGCAGTAGCCATGGGAGGTGATCCAGAAATCACAGCAGACTTTGTAGTTCCAGCAAATTACAGTGGTAACAGTGTAGTCGATGGAAATTTCTTTACTTTCACTGGCCTGCGCAACGTAGTTAACTCAAACTACCTACGAACTTTCACAGTGAATAAAGTTAGTCCGGCAAACTTTCCAGCTCTGGAGGGTCAAGGTGTCTCTTACGCTTTTCTGCAATTTCCAGCAGGATCTATCAACCCACCTCATTCACACCCGCGTTCAGCTGAGCTATTGTTGCTGTTAAAAGGGTGGCTGAATGTTGGCTTTATTGACaccaataacaaattatatgaaaaaactCTGAAAGCTGGAGATATGTTTGTGTTTCCAAAGGGACTGGTGCATTATCAATCTAATGATGATCCAAAGGAAACTTCAACCGCTATTTCTGCCTTTGGAAGTGTTGATGCAGGCACAGTTTCTGTTCCTCTCAATGTGTTTACCAGTGGCATTGATGATTACATTCTTGCTAGGGCTTTCAAAACTGATGTTGCAACTATCCAAAAGCTCAAGGAAGGCCTTGCACCCAGGGCCTAA
- the LOC123192065 gene encoding germin-like protein 9-3, translating to MTSLKFHPTSDILTDSIVPANSSGNAIGGSFFAFTGMRKSFYEFPPNFTVTKATVKEFPALDGQSVSYALIKYPAASINPPHTHPRSAELLFVVDGILNVGFVDNTNKLYTQTLQLGDIFVFPKGMVHYQSNDDPKKPAAAIAAFCSANAGTVSVPLSVFATGIDDVVLAKAFKTDVATIKKLKAGLAWQA from the coding sequence ATGACATCATTAAAGTTTCATCCAACATCAGATATTCTCACTGACTCCATAGTTCCTGCAAACTCCAGTGGCAACGCCATAGGTGGCTCTTTCTTCGCCTTCACTGGAATGCGTAAATCATTTTATGAATTCCCCCCAAACTTCACGGTGACTAAAGCCACTGTTAAAGAGTTTCCAGCTTTGGACGGCCAGAGTGTCTCTTATGCTTTGATAAAATATCCAGCAGCATCCATTAACCCGCCTCACACACACCCGCGTTCAGCTGAGCTGCTCTTTGTGGTGGATGGAATTCTAAATGTTGGTTTTGTTGACAACACAAACAAGCTTTACACACAGACCTTGCAGCTCGGTGACATCTTTGTATTCCCGAAGGGAATGGTGCATTATCAGTCGAATGATGATCCGAAGAAACCCGCCGCCGCGATTGCCGCCTTTTGCAGTGCTAATGCAGGCACGGTTTCGGTTCCTTTGAGTGTTTTTGCTACTGGCATTGATGATGTTGTCCTTGCCAAGGCTTTCAAAACTGATGTTGCAACCATCAAGAAGCTCAAGGCTGGCCTTGCATGGCAGGCTTAA
- the LOC123192324 gene encoding elongator complex protein 4 isoform X1, with product MAATKPRLSSFSRNLSAAPSSQNPGVKCGPNGIVFVSSGIPDLDKILGGGFPLGSLVMVLEDAEAPHHMLLLRNFMSQGLVHNQPLLYASPSKDPRAFLGTLPGPSTIKDDKPHVSDPEQEKGLRIAWQYKKYMPENQSSFDSHRDNKQVYCNEFDLRKPLERHYLSSQRADCVSIQDSTKLIALKDRCATFLAQFPRNDAGSSSPARIAIQSFCAPQCAHSNMEWDMLSFIKSLKGMIRCSNAVAIITFPPSLLSPSSSKRWQHLADILLSVGAIRDEDKELATLLAGYQDMVGLLNIHKVARINTQVPVILDATTFSIKLHKRRFLVLECLNQAPVDGSSGSSYGTSSSCSGASKTGTLDF from the exons ATGGCTGCAACAAAGCCTCGGTTAAGTAGCTTCTCTCGCAACTTGTCAGCGGCACCATCTTCACAAAACCCTGGAGTCAAGTGTGGTCCTAATGGCATTGTATTTGTCTCATCTGGAATACCTGATCTTGACA AGATACTAGGCGGTGGGTTTCCACTGGGAAGTTTAGTGATGGTGCTGGAAGATGCTGAAGCGCCTCACCACATGCTTTTGCTGAGGAATTTTATGTCTCAAGGACTTGTTCATAATCAACCACTTCTGTATGCCAGTCCATCCAAGGACCCCAGGGCATTTTTGGGTACTTTGCCTGGTCCATCCACAATCAAAGATGACAAACCTCATGTTAGTGATCCAGAACAG GAGAAGGGATTGAGGATTGCTTGGCAGTATAAGAAGTATATGCCTGAAAATCAGTCAAGCTTTGATAGTCACAGAG ATAACAAGCAAGTGTACTGCAATGAATTTGACTTGCGAAAGCCTCTAGAGAGGCACTATCTTAGTAGCCAGCGTGCAGATTGTGTCAGCATCCAAGATTCTACAAAACTTATTGCTCTAAAGGATCGTTGTGCCACATTCTTAGCTCAATTTCCAAG AAATGATGCCGGCAGTTCATCCCCAGCTCGTATTGCCATTCAGTCATTCTGTGCTCCACAATGTGCACATTCCAACATG GAATGGGACATGCTTTCCTTTATTAAATCTCTGAAAGGAATGATTCGGTGTTCAAATGCAGTAGCAATTATAACCTTTCCACCATCCCTTCTTTCACCATCCTCCTCAAAAAGATGGCAGCACTTGGCAGACATATTGCTTTCTGTAGGAGCTATCAGGG ATGAGGACAAGGAATTGGCAACACTCCTAGCTGGTTACCAAGACATGGTTGGCCTTCTTAATATACACAAAGTGGCCCGCATAAATACGCAG GTTCCTGTGATTCTTGATGCGACAACATTCTCAATAAAGTTGCATAAGCGTAGGTTCTTGGTTTTAGAATGTCTAAATCAAGCCCCGGTTGATGGTTCAAGTGGGAGTTCATATGGCACATCCAGTAGTTGTTCTGGGGCCTCCAAGACTGGAACTCTTGATTTTTAG
- the LOC123192324 gene encoding elongator complex protein 4 isoform X2 — MVLEDAEAPHHMLLLRNFMSQGLVHNQPLLYASPSKDPRAFLGTLPGPSTIKDDKPHVSDPEQEKGLRIAWQYKKYMPENQSSFDSHRDNKQVYCNEFDLRKPLERHYLSSQRADCVSIQDSTKLIALKDRCATFLAQFPRNDAGSSSPARIAIQSFCAPQCAHSNMEWDMLSFIKSLKGMIRCSNAVAIITFPPSLLSPSSSKRWQHLADILLSVGAIRDEDKELATLLAGYQDMVGLLNIHKVARINTQVPVILDATTFSIKLHKRRFLVLECLNQAPVDGSSGSSYGTSSSCSGASKTGTLDF, encoded by the exons ATGGTGCTGGAAGATGCTGAAGCGCCTCACCACATGCTTTTGCTGAGGAATTTTATGTCTCAAGGACTTGTTCATAATCAACCACTTCTGTATGCCAGTCCATCCAAGGACCCCAGGGCATTTTTGGGTACTTTGCCTGGTCCATCCACAATCAAAGATGACAAACCTCATGTTAGTGATCCAGAACAG GAGAAGGGATTGAGGATTGCTTGGCAGTATAAGAAGTATATGCCTGAAAATCAGTCAAGCTTTGATAGTCACAGAG ATAACAAGCAAGTGTACTGCAATGAATTTGACTTGCGAAAGCCTCTAGAGAGGCACTATCTTAGTAGCCAGCGTGCAGATTGTGTCAGCATCCAAGATTCTACAAAACTTATTGCTCTAAAGGATCGTTGTGCCACATTCTTAGCTCAATTTCCAAG AAATGATGCCGGCAGTTCATCCCCAGCTCGTATTGCCATTCAGTCATTCTGTGCTCCACAATGTGCACATTCCAACATG GAATGGGACATGCTTTCCTTTATTAAATCTCTGAAAGGAATGATTCGGTGTTCAAATGCAGTAGCAATTATAACCTTTCCACCATCCCTTCTTTCACCATCCTCCTCAAAAAGATGGCAGCACTTGGCAGACATATTGCTTTCTGTAGGAGCTATCAGGG ATGAGGACAAGGAATTGGCAACACTCCTAGCTGGTTACCAAGACATGGTTGGCCTTCTTAATATACACAAAGTGGCCCGCATAAATACGCAG GTTCCTGTGATTCTTGATGCGACAACATTCTCAATAAAGTTGCATAAGCGTAGGTTCTTGGTTTTAGAATGTCTAAATCAAGCCCCGGTTGATGGTTCAAGTGGGAGTTCATATGGCACATCCAGTAGTTGTTCTGGGGCCTCCAAGACTGGAACTCTTGATTTTTAG
- the LOC123192436 gene encoding uncharacterized protein At2g27730, mitochondrial-like: protein MRAAVLRLRQTRSMESTRGATRYFSDGKGRILSEEELAAEKVYIQKMERERLEKLKKKAEKEKLEKDKQGSDKKTEEPQKG from the exons ATGAGAGCTGCAGTGCTCCGACTACGCCAGACGCGGTCAATGGAGTCAACTCGGGGAGCAACTCGCTACTTTAGCGACGGCAAAGGCCGTATCTTGAGCGAGGAGGAACTTGCTGCTGAGAAAGTCTACATTCAG AAAATGGAGAGGGAGAGGCTAGAGAAGCTGAAGAAGAAGGCTGAGAAAGAGAAGTTAGAGAAAGATAAACAGGGTTCCGATAAG AAAACTGAAGAGCCACAGAAGGGCTGA
- the LOC123193712 gene encoding multiple myeloma tumor-associated protein 2 homolog, whose product MYHPTRGGVRGGRDQFSWDDVKVDKHRENYLGHSIKAPVGRWQKGKDLHWYTRDKKSGSEADALKEEIKRIKEEEEQAMREALGLAPKRSTRPQGNRLDKHEFQELVKRGSTAEDMGAGHSEAAWVHGIGFSSKAPRPWEDPSTLRSSVEQASPELVKPADPSSPVQDTKKEESKDEKEDERSKKKRRREEKKHEKHERREKRHSHGSEDRRKHRKDKEKRRHDSD is encoded by the exons ATGTATCATCCTACTAGAGGCGGTGTTCGTGGCGGCCGAGATC AATTCAGTTGGGACGATGTGAAAGTTGACAAACATCGCGAGAATTATCTTGGTCACAGCATCAAGGCTCCTGTTGGAAGATGGCAGAAAG GGAAAGATTTACACTGGTACACCAGGGACAAAAAATCTGGTTCAGAGGCAGATGCCttaaaagaagagataaaaagaaTTAAGGAAGAAGAGGAGCAGGCCATGAGAGAAGCTCTTGGCTTAGCTCCTAAGCGATCTACTCGACCTCAAGGTAATCGACTTGATAAGCATGAATTTCAGGAACTTGTGAAACGAGGTTCGACTGCAGAGGATATGGGTGCTGGGCATTCCGAAGCAGCTTGGGTTCATGGAATTGGTTTCTCAAG CAAGGCACCTCGCCCATGGGAAGATCCTAGTACACTTCGATCCAGTGTGGAGCAGGCCTCTCCTGAGTTGGTGAAACCTGCTGATCCCAGTTCACCTGTTCAGGACAccaaaaaagaagaatcaaaGGATGAAAAGGAGGACGAAAGGAGTAAGAAGAAAAGGAGGCGTGAGGAGAAGAAACACGAGAAGCATGAAAGACGTGAGAAACGCCATTCTCACGGTTCGGAGGACAGGAGGAAACATAGGAAAGACAAGGAGAAGAGGAGACATGATTCTGACTGA
- the LOC123192774 gene encoding uncharacterized protein At2g38710-like, producing MVSANREMAVYCFDILLAHYNSQDAPPPAFDEGQHPLFVTWKKVVNGGEPRLRGCIGTLEARALINGFKDYALTSALRDRRFPPIQAKELPYLECTVSILTDYETANNYLDWEVGKHGIIIEFTDPDYNTRRSATYLPEVPAHEGWTKMEAINSLIRKAGYNGAITESLRKRIRLTRYQSTLFTLQYSEYVSYIKETRGSPPAVEAKPGDS from the exons atggtGTCGGCTAACCGGGAAATGGCGGTGTACTGTTTCGACATTCTCTTGGCTCACTACAATAGCCAAGATGCTCCTCCTCCTGCCTTCGACGAGGGCCAGca CCCATTGTTTGTGACTTGGAAGAAAGTGGTGAATGGTGGGGAGCCTCGTTTGCGTGGATGCATTGGAACCCTAGAAGCTCGTGCCTTGATTAATGGCTTTAAGGACTATGCTTTGACCAG TGCTTTGAGAGACCGCAGGTTTCCTCCTATTCAGGCCAAAGAATTGCCATACTTGGAATGTACAGTATCCATTCTGACTGATTATGAAACTGCTAACAACTATCTTGACTGGGAG GTTGGAAAACATGGTATAATTATTGAGTTTACCGACCCTGATTATAACACAAGGCGAAGTGCCACATACCTGCCTGAGGTGCCTGCTCACGAAG GTTGGACCAAGATGGAGGCAATTAATTCACTTATTCGTAAAGCCGGCTATAATGGTGCCATCACTGAATCACTCCGAAAGCGTATACGATTAACCCGCTATCAGAGCACACTATTTACTTTGCAATACAGTGAATATGTCTCATACATCAAGGAAACAAGGGGCTCACCTCCAGCTGTTGAGGCTAAGCCAGGCGACAGTTGA